Proteins encoded within one genomic window of Lagenorhynchus albirostris chromosome 9, mLagAlb1.1, whole genome shotgun sequence:
- the LOC132526463 gene encoding tyrosine-protein phosphatase non-receptor type 2-like, with translation MQGGGWRVGGSGGRGGSPSRGGAAGQSRPERPRYAVAPSELSGRSSEIRSESHDYPHRVAKFPENRNRNRYRDVSPYDHSRVKLQNAENDYINASLVDIEEAQRSYILTQGPLPNTGCHFWLMVWQQKTKAVVMLNRIVEKESVKCAQYWPTKDDREMLFKETGFSVKFLSEDVKSYYTVHLLQLGNTNSGETRTISHFHYTTWPDFGVPESPASFLNFLFKVRESGSLNPEHGPAVIHCSAGIGRSGTFSLVDTCLVLMEKGDNINIKQLLLNMRKYRMGLIQTPDQLRFSYMTIIEGAKFIKGDSSIQKRWKELSKEDVCPVFDHSPTKIMTEKYNGNRIGLEEEKLTSDRYTGLSSKMQDTLEENSESALRKRLREDRKASTAQKVQQMKQRLNETERKRKRWLYWQPILTKMGFVSVILVGAFVGWTLFFQQNAL, from the coding sequence ATGCAGGGGGGCGGCTGGCGGGTCGGGGGGTCGGGGGGCCGGGGAGGGTCGCCGAGCCGCGGTGGGGCGGCCGGACAGTCGCGGCCCGAGCGTCCCCGGTACGCCGTCGCCCCCTCAGagctttctggaaggagctcGGAAATTCGCAGTGAGTCCCATGACTATCCTCATAGAGTGGCCAagtttccagaaaacagaaatcGAAACAGATACAGAGATGTAAGCCCATATGATCACAGTCGTGTTAAACTGCAAAATGCTGAAAATGATTATATTAATGCCAGCTTAGTTGACATAGAAGAGGCGCAGAGGAGTTACATCTTAACACAGGGTCCACTTCCTAATACAGGTTGTCATTTCTGGCTCATGGTTTGGCAGCAAAAGACCAAAGCAGTTGTCATGCTAAACCGAATTGTGGAGAAAGAATCGGTTAAATGTGCACAGTACTGGCCGACAAAGGATGACCGAGAGATGCTGTTTAAGGAAACAGGCTTCAGTGTGAAGTTCCTGTCGGAAGACGTGAAGTCCTATTATACAGTCCATCTGCTGCAGTTAGGAAACACCAATAGTGGTGAAACCAGAACAATATCTCACTTTCATTATACTACCTGGCCAGATTTCGGAGTCCCTGAATCACCAGCTTCATTTCTCAATTTCTTATTTAAAGTGCGAGAGTCTGGCTCTTTGAATCCTGAACACGGGCCTGCGGTGATCCACTGTAGTGCCGGCATCGGGCGGTCAGGCACCTTTTCTCTGGTGGACACTTGTCTTGTTCTGATGGAAAAAGGAGacaatattaatattaaacaaCTGTTACTGAATATGAGAAAATACCGAATGGGGCTGATTCAGACACCAGATCAACTCAGATTTTCATACATGACTATAATAGAAGGAGCAAAGTTTATAAAGGGAGATTCAAGTATACAGAAACGGTGGAAAGAACTTTCTAAGGAAGATGTATGTCCTGTTTTTGATCATTCACCAAccaaaataatgactgaaaaataCAACGGAAACAGGATAGgcctagaagaagaaaaactgacaAGTGACAGGTATACAGGACTGTCCTCTAAAATGCAAGATACTCTGGAGGAAAACAGCGAGAGTGCTCTGCGGAAGCGCCTTCGGGAGGACAGGAAAGCCAGCACAGCTCAGAAGGTGCAGCAGATGAAGCAGAGGCTGAACGAGACCGAACGAAAAAGGAAAAGGTGGTTATACTGGCAACCTATTCTCACTAAGATGGGGTTTGTGTCCGTCATTTTGGTTGGCGCTTTTGTTGGCTGGACACTGTTTTTTCAACAAAATGCCCTATAA